One genomic window of Methanosalsum zhilinae DSM 4017 includes the following:
- a CDS encoding cryptochrome/photolyase family protein: MRSDYYISLFIFRRDLRIDDNTALINALEQSDAVIPCFIFDPAQIKNNEYFSKSAFQFMIESLRDLKQQFDKRNSHLYLFYGDSTDVIRNLKHEVDPEAVFLNKDYTPFSKKRDSAIKQISTEYGMDFIDFHDLLLTSPDEISTDQGKPYSVYTPFFRKASKVAVHIPEAVHQNNYYTSGLSTDKDDLLPKMEHEYGFHSSVGGGRDNALAILADLSKFADYEMDRNYPSKETTRLSAHNKFGTVSIREVYHSIASELGPDHPLIGQLYWRDFFTHAAYHNSFVFGKSLREKFENIEWSSDNEALSRWCAGNTGFPIIDAGMRQLNITGYMHNRIRMITASFLVKDLHIDWKWGEKYFAQKLVDYDPCVNNGNWQWAASTGYDSQPYFRMFNPWSQQKKYDPECIYIKEWVQELNELDPVSIHNLETRRPPEKINYPLPMVDHSKERQITLEMYRSL; this comes from the coding sequence ATGAGATCAGATTATTATATATCATTATTCATTTTTCGAAGAGACCTTCGCATTGATGATAATACTGCATTGATCAATGCTCTTGAACAGTCAGATGCAGTAATTCCCTGCTTTATTTTTGATCCGGCACAGATAAAGAACAATGAATACTTCAGCAAAAGTGCTTTTCAGTTTATGATAGAATCACTCAGGGATCTGAAACAGCAGTTCGATAAGAGAAATTCACATTTATACCTATTTTACGGAGATAGTACAGATGTTATCCGTAACCTGAAGCATGAAGTTGATCCTGAAGCAGTGTTTTTGAATAAGGATTACACACCATTCAGCAAAAAGCGTGATTCAGCCATAAAACAGATATCCACCGAATATGGCATGGATTTTATAGATTTCCATGATCTGCTTTTGACCAGTCCTGATGAAATAAGTACAGATCAGGGAAAGCCCTATTCTGTGTACACTCCATTCTTCAGGAAAGCCTCAAAGGTCGCAGTTCATATTCCTGAAGCCGTTCATCAAAATAATTATTACACTTCGGGTCTGAGTACTGATAAAGATGATCTACTCCCCAAAATGGAGCATGAATACGGATTTCATTCTTCTGTGGGAGGTGGCAGGGATAATGCACTGGCGATACTTGCAGATCTGTCAAAATTTGCAGATTATGAAATGGATAGGAATTATCCCTCCAAGGAGACAACCCGCTTATCAGCACACAATAAGTTTGGAACTGTTTCAATAAGGGAAGTATATCATTCTATTGCATCAGAACTTGGACCTGATCACCCTCTTATTGGCCAGCTGTACTGGCGGGATTTTTTTACACATGCTGCCTATCATAATTCTTTTGTTTTTGGAAAGTCCCTCAGGGAAAAATTTGAGAATATAGAATGGAGTTCAGATAACGAGGCACTCAGTCGCTGGTGTGCTGGAAATACAGGCTTTCCCATCATTGATGCAGGTATGCGCCAGCTCAATATTACCGGATATATGCACAACAGGATAAGAATGATTACTGCCTCATTTCTGGTAAAAGACCTTCATATTGACTGGAAATGGGGTGAAAAATATTTTGCCCAGAAACTTGTTGATTATGACCCCTGCGTGAATAACGGAAACTGGCAATGGGCTGCATCCACAGGATATGATTCACAGCCATATTTTAGAATGTTTAATCCATGGAGCCAGCAGAAAAAGTATGATCCAGAATGCATCTATATCAAAGAATGGGTTCAGGAACTGAATGAACTTGACCCTGTCAGCATACACAATCTGGAAACCAGAAGACCGCCGGAAAAAATTAACTACCCATTGCCTATGGTCGACCACAGTAAAGAGAGACAAATAACCCTTGAGATGTACAGATCACTATAG
- a CDS encoding metal-dependent hydrolase, translated as MLGKEHVSISVATIIPFIIPLIFSGNVEYPIYYITLLIAVTIGSLTPDADCGGKPKLYYDFKLIYDIMLPLQKAVIFAFRSLSLKYDLNLEHEVNNRHRGIMHAPIGIFLSSLILTLISALFGFFIFQGINLIMVLLIFIGLLFGQFLHLLEDSCTVTGINWKFPFGTKLLNGKIYTFSKIKGKKDIRPMVYQQVLWINTILLVFGFSFDVIDFNQWTLYPFIFLFVGLVWIFIIIASRTDYDFWYQDRNKINNFRKATRNLTK; from the coding sequence ATGTTGGGAAAAGAGCATGTTTCTATATCTGTGGCAACAATTATTCCTTTTATAATCCCGCTAATATTTTCAGGCAATGTTGAATACCCAATTTACTACATTACTTTATTGATTGCAGTAACTATTGGCTCATTAACACCCGATGCTGATTGTGGAGGTAAACCTAAATTATATTATGACTTCAAACTGATCTATGATATCATGCTCCCTTTACAAAAAGCCGTTATTTTCGCTTTTAGAAGTCTCAGTTTAAAGTATGATCTAAATTTAGAGCATGAAGTAAACAATAGGCATAGAGGGATTATGCATGCTCCGATAGGAATATTCCTAAGTTCTTTGATATTAACTCTAATATCTGCTCTTTTTGGTTTCTTTATCTTTCAGGGTATAAACTTAATTATGGTTTTACTCATATTCATAGGATTATTGTTTGGTCAATTTTTACACTTGTTGGAAGATTCATGTACTGTTACAGGAATCAATTGGAAGTTTCCTTTTGGCACAAAGTTGTTAAATGGGAAAATCTATACTTTTTCTAAAATAAAAGGAAAAAAAGACATTAGACCAATGGTTTATCAGCAAGTTTTGTGGATAAATACAATTTTATTGGTTTTTGGATTCTCCTTTGATGTAATAGATTTCAACCAATGGACATTATATCCATTTATTTTTCTTTTTGTTGGTTTAGTGTGGATATTTATTATTATAGCATCAAGAACTGATTATGATTTTTGGTATCAAGATAGGAATAAAATTAATAATTTTAGGAAAGCTACGAGAAATTTAACCAAATAA
- a CDS encoding NAD(P)-dependent malic enzyme, which yields MKHLTVKSCMETDDLLGKESLQLYGKHHGVLEVASKVHLENTRDLSIVYTPGVAEPCKRIAKSSDDVYRYTLKENTVAIITDGSAILGLGNIGAAAGLPVMEGKAIIFKELAGINAFPICLDTQDTEEIIKTVKNIAPVFGGINLEDISAPRCFEIEERLKKELSIPVMHDDQHGTAIVTIAGLLNSLKLTGKKINEIKVVISGAGAAGMAIAKKLIHTGVRPENLLVCDRNGIISRKRTEGMNPKKKEIAEFSNPEEIKGSLAEAVSGSDVFIGVSVPEIVTENMVASMNNDAIIFAMANPIPEIMPHKAFEAGARVVATGRSDCPNQINNCLGFPGIFKGALETRATQINLEMELAAANALAAIVEDDGIKEDYIIPNPLDKRVVPGVSKAVADAAIKSGVARKK from the coding sequence TTGAAACATTTGACAGTAAAATCATGCATGGAAACCGATGACTTACTGGGCAAAGAGTCTCTTCAATTATATGGAAAGCATCATGGTGTTCTTGAAGTGGCAAGCAAAGTCCATCTGGAAAATACCCGGGACTTAAGCATTGTCTATACTCCCGGTGTTGCCGAGCCCTGCAAACGGATCGCTAAAAGCAGTGATGATGTATATAGATATACACTGAAAGAGAACACCGTCGCAATCATAACAGACGGATCGGCCATTCTCGGACTGGGAAATATCGGTGCAGCTGCAGGTTTACCTGTGATGGAAGGTAAAGCAATCATATTCAAGGAACTTGCAGGAATCAATGCATTCCCGATATGTCTTGATACCCAGGACACCGAAGAAATTATTAAAACTGTCAAAAACATTGCTCCGGTTTTCGGAGGAATTAACCTTGAAGACATAAGTGCACCTCGCTGCTTTGAGATTGAAGAGCGGCTAAAAAAGGAATTGTCAATACCTGTAATGCATGACGACCAACATGGAACTGCGATTGTTACAATAGCAGGTCTGTTGAATTCACTAAAACTTACCGGCAAAAAAATCAACGAGATTAAGGTAGTTATATCTGGTGCCGGTGCTGCCGGCATGGCCATTGCTAAAAAACTCATTCATACAGGAGTGAGGCCTGAAAACCTGCTTGTTTGTGACAGAAATGGAATTATCAGCAGAAAACGTACAGAAGGGATGAATCCTAAAAAGAAAGAAATCGCCGAATTTTCAAATCCGGAAGAAATAAAAGGGAGTCTTGCTGAAGCCGTATCCGGATCTGACGTATTTATAGGTGTATCTGTTCCCGAAATAGTTACAGAAAATATGGTCGCTTCCATGAACAATGACGCTATTATCTTTGCAATGGCAAATCCCATACCTGAAATCATGCCACATAAAGCTTTTGAAGCAGGCGCGCGTGTAGTGGCGACCGGAAGATCTGATTGTCCCAACCAGATTAACAATTGTTTGGGATTTCCGGGTATCTTCAAAGGTGCACTGGAAACCAGAGCCACCCAGATCAACCTGGAGATGGAGCTTGCAGCCGCTAATGCCCTTGCAGCAATTGTGGAAGATGATGGTATCAAAGAAGATTACATAATACCTAATCCCCTTGACAAAAGAGTTGTACCTGGTGTGTCAAAGGCTGTTGCAGATGCGGCTATTAAGAGTGGTGTTGCACGTAAAAAATGA
- a CDS encoding class II fumarate hydratase, whose product MRVEKDTQGEVVVPDDVYYGPQTTRAVKNFRVSGQRLPPAFIRAQAAIKMASAKANMKAGKLDYMLGEAIYKAAQEVRDGRLDDNFVLDAFQSGAGTSQNMNANEVIANRALEILGYHKGRYDVIHPNDHVNMSQSSNDTTHTAIHIAATETITNELLPVLNSLQDELDTKVKKYMQVVKPGRTHLQDAVPVTVGQEFSGYSRMLELGIMQLESALEDLKELNMGGTATGTGLNKPEGFSEAAIQEMNHITGVDFRLTENTFEATQGAGAILFVSSALKGISVSLIKLANDLRLLSSGPRTGFGEIVLPTVQPGSSIMPGKVNPVMAEMLNMVCFQVIGNDTAIMMAAQGGQCELNVFTPVLAFNILNSITILKGGIYSFNERCLKGLTVNVDHCSKLAESSLALGTSLAPKIGYEKAAEIIYEAHRTNSTIREVVERKELGLSNDEIEELLNPLNMTGEGHDRT is encoded by the coding sequence GTGAGGGTTGAAAAAGACACACAAGGGGAGGTTGTGGTGCCAGATGATGTTTATTATGGTCCACAAACAACCCGTGCTGTTAAAAATTTCAGGGTAAGTGGACAAAGGTTGCCTCCCGCTTTTATTAGGGCACAGGCTGCTATCAAAATGGCATCTGCAAAAGCCAACATGAAAGCCGGCAAGCTTGACTATATGCTTGGCGAGGCAATCTACAAAGCCGCTCAGGAGGTGCGGGATGGGAGACTTGATGACAATTTTGTACTAGATGCTTTCCAGTCAGGAGCTGGCACTTCCCAGAATATGAATGCCAACGAGGTTATTGCCAACAGGGCTCTTGAGATACTGGGTTACCATAAGGGTCGCTACGATGTTATCCATCCCAATGACCATGTTAATATGTCCCAGTCCTCCAATGATACAACTCATACAGCAATCCATATTGCTGCCACGGAAACAATAACAAATGAACTCCTGCCTGTGCTTAATAGTTTGCAGGATGAACTTGATACAAAGGTCAAAAAGTACATGCAGGTAGTAAAACCTGGCAGAACCCACCTGCAGGATGCAGTGCCCGTTACTGTTGGTCAGGAATTCAGTGGCTATTCAAGGATGCTGGAGTTGGGAATAATGCAATTGGAAAGTGCATTGGAGGATTTGAAGGAGCTTAATATGGGTGGTACGGCCACAGGAACTGGTCTCAATAAACCAGAAGGATTCAGTGAAGCTGCTATTCAGGAAATGAATCACATAACAGGCGTTGATTTCAGACTAACAGAAAACACCTTTGAAGCTACTCAAGGAGCAGGTGCTATTTTGTTCGTATCATCGGCTTTAAAGGGTATCTCTGTGAGCCTGATTAAACTTGCAAATGATCTAAGGCTCTTATCCAGCGGTCCACGCACAGGTTTTGGTGAAATCGTGCTACCTACAGTACAGCCAGGCTCATCTATCATGCCTGGGAAGGTCAATCCAGTGATGGCTGAGATGTTGAATATGGTATGTTTCCAGGTGATAGGCAATGACACTGCCATAATGATGGCGGCACAGGGAGGACAATGTGAATTAAACGTATTTACACCCGTGCTTGCCTTTAATATTCTCAATTCGATAACAATTCTGAAAGGGGGAATTTATTCTTTCAATGAACGTTGTCTCAAAGGTTTAACTGTCAATGTGGATCACTGTTCAAAACTGGCAGAATCCAGTCTTGCACTGGGAACTTCACTGGCACCTAAAATCGGGTATGAAAAAGCTGCGGAAATAATCTACGAGGCACACAGAACAAATAGTACCATACGTGAAGTGGTAGAAAGAAAGGAACTGGGTCTTTCAAATGATGAAATTGAGGAATTATTGAATCCACTTAATATGACGGGAGAAGGACATGATAGAACATGA